The genome window GCAACACCGGCCCCTGTGAGGGAGGCCCATCCATAAACCATGGTGTTCAGGTGAAGGGGACGGACCCTGCCGAAAGTGAGCCATTCTGCTGAACCCAGCCACTCGGGCAGGTGCATTTTTATGGATGCGACCAAAGCCAGCAATGTTCCGAAAAGCAGCCAGAATACGCCTGAAAGAATCAGGAACAGTACGACAAAACGTGCTTTCTGATCCAGTTCTGTTACACTGAGCTCTTTGTTTTGATTACTTTGTTTTTCTTGATTCACGCTGTTGAGCTTCTCCTTCCTCTTTTTCCATGAATATCTGGTCGGTACGCTTACCTGCCGGCTCTTCCTCATCAAAAGGAAGCATGCTTCCTTTTTGGATATTGTCGAACTGTCCGTTGAAGAATGCCCACAGGAACAGGGCCAGACCACCTGAAATAATCAAAAGTGAAGATATGACCAGAATAAAAGCACCGGTACTCATGGATTCAATGGTTTTGGTTCAGACAGCAGCACCAGGCAAGTCAGAGTATTAAGGCAGAAATGAAAATAATTGCTCTCCGCCTTCACCTGTTGACAACACAGAAACTGACCGCAGGTAGAACTGTCTCAGGTCAAAAAAAAAATACAAGACACTACGGACGGAACCGGCAACTTACATCCGGATCCATAAATATTAATTACTAAAGAAATTATCTAAACAGAGGTACATTTCAAAATAAAATCAATGATTTTGGTTTAAAAT of Natronogracilivirga saccharolytica contains these proteins:
- a CDS encoding cbb3-type cytochrome oxidase assembly protein, with the translated sequence MSTGAFILVISSLLIISGGLALFLWAFFNGQFDNIQKGSMLPFDEEEPAGKRTDQIFMEKEEGEAQQRESRKTK